One part of the Pseudomonas sp. MYb118 genome encodes these proteins:
- a CDS encoding M48 family metallopeptidase encodes MTALKYLQAYPAALQDQVRQLIADDRLGEYLSRRYPQQHAVQSDKALYTYALDLKQEYLRNAPAIDKVLFDNRLDLTHRALGLHTTISRVQGGKLKAKKEIRVASLFKEAPAEFLKMIVVHELAHFKESDHNKAFYKLCEHMLPGYHQVEFDLRVYLTWREMQ; translated from the coding sequence ATGACCGCCTTGAAGTACCTACAGGCCTACCCCGCCGCGTTGCAGGATCAGGTGCGCCAACTGATCGCCGACGACCGTCTGGGCGAGTACCTGAGCCGGCGCTATCCGCAGCAGCACGCGGTGCAGAGCGACAAGGCGCTGTACACCTACGCCCTGGACCTGAAGCAGGAATACCTGCGCAACGCGCCCGCCATCGACAAGGTGTTGTTCGACAACCGCCTGGACCTGACGCACCGCGCCCTGGGCCTGCACACCACGATTTCCCGAGTGCAGGGCGGCAAGCTCAAGGCGAAGAAGGAAATCCGCGTGGCCTCGCTGTTCAAGGAAGCGCCAGCCGAATTCCTCAAGATGATCGTGGTGCACGAATTGGCGCACTTCAAGGAATCGGATCACAACAAGGCGTTCTACAAGCTGTGCGAGCACATGTTGCCGGGGTATCACCAGGTGGAATTCGACCTGCGGGTGTACCTGACGTGGCGGGAAATGCAGTAG
- the yccS gene encoding YccS family putative transporter yields the protein MSSTPLRQSLRRIWALDKFSYSVRVFIALTGSMALCWYQDEMNLLIPLFLGIIACALAETDDSWQGRLNSLAVTLVCFSIAALSVELLFPYPIIFVIALALAGFGLTMLGALGERYGAIASGTLILSVYTMIGVDQRGGAVTDFWHEPMLLVAGAAWYGMLSVLWQALFSNQPVQQSLARLFRELGFYLKLKSSLLEPIRQLDVEARRLELAQQNGRVVAALNAAKEIILHRVGNGRPGSKVSRYLKLYFLAQDIHERASSSHYPYNALAEAFFHSDVLFRCQRLLRQQGKACRVLAESIQMRQPFIYDASFAEALGDLHASIEHLRIQSNPAWRGLLRSLRALSVNLGTMDRLLSDASNPDALADASDSSLLDRSPRNLKDVWVRLRTQLTPTSLLFRHALRLPLALSIGYGMVHLIHPSQGYWIILTTLFVCQPNYGATRRKLGQRIIGTAIGLTVAWALFDLFPNPLVQSCIAIVAGVVFFISRTTHYTLATAAITLMVLFCFNQVGDGYGLFLPRLFDTLLGSLIAGLAVFLFLPDWQGRRLNKVLANTLTCNSIYLRQIMQQYAAGKSDDLAYRLARRNAHNADAALSTTLANMLMEPGHFRKEADVGFRFLVLSHTLLSYLSGLGAHRETQLPTDVREHLIEGAGAKLASSIDEIAQGLVSKMPIAIQSDDEEALANELEQMPDEIDEGQRLVQTQLALICRQLGPLRTLAAHLIKDTSEDV from the coding sequence ATGTCATCGACCCCTCTTCGTCAGTCTCTGCGTCGTATCTGGGCGCTGGATAAATTCAGCTACAGCGTACGGGTATTCATTGCCCTGACCGGCAGCATGGCGCTGTGCTGGTATCAGGATGAAATGAACCTGCTGATCCCGCTGTTCCTCGGCATCATCGCCTGCGCCCTGGCCGAGACCGACGACAGCTGGCAGGGCCGCCTCAATTCACTGGCGGTGACCCTGGTGTGTTTCAGCATCGCCGCCCTGTCGGTGGAATTGCTGTTCCCCTACCCGATCATTTTTGTCATCGCCCTGGCCCTGGCCGGTTTCGGCCTGACCATGCTTGGCGCACTGGGCGAACGTTATGGTGCGATCGCTTCAGGCACGCTGATCCTGTCGGTGTACACCATGATCGGCGTGGACCAGCGCGGCGGCGCGGTCACCGACTTCTGGCACGAGCCGATGCTGTTGGTGGCGGGTGCGGCGTGGTACGGCATGCTCTCGGTGCTGTGGCAGGCGCTGTTTTCCAACCAGCCGGTGCAACAGAGCCTGGCGCGGCTGTTCCGCGAACTGGGGTTTTACCTCAAGCTCAAATCATCGCTGCTCGAACCGATCCGCCAGTTGGACGTGGAAGCACGCCGACTGGAACTGGCCCAACAGAACGGCCGGGTGGTCGCCGCCCTGAACGCCGCCAAGGAAATCATCCTGCACCGGGTCGGCAACGGTCGACCGGGGTCGAAAGTCAGCCGTTACCTGAAGCTCTACTTCCTCGCCCAGGACATCCACGAACGGGCCAGCTCCTCGCACTACCCGTACAACGCCCTGGCCGAGGCGTTTTTCCACAGCGACGTGCTGTTCCGCTGTCAGCGCCTGCTGCGCCAGCAAGGCAAAGCCTGTCGCGTCCTGGCCGAGTCGATCCAGATGCGGCAACCATTCATCTATGACGCCAGTTTCGCCGAGGCCCTGGGCGACCTGCACGCGTCCATCGAACACCTGCGCATCCAGAGCAATCCGGCCTGGCGCGGGCTGTTGCGATCCCTGCGCGCGCTGTCCGTCAACCTCGGCACCATGGACCGCCTGCTCAGTGATGCAAGCAACCCCGACGCCCTCGCCGACGCCAGCGACAGCAGCCTGCTCGACCGCTCGCCACGCAACCTCAAGGACGTGTGGGTCCGTTTGCGCACGCAACTGACGCCGACTTCGCTGCTGTTCCGTCACGCCCTGCGCTTGCCGCTGGCCTTGAGCATTGGCTACGGCATGGTGCACTTGATTCACCCCTCGCAGGGCTACTGGATCATCCTCACCACGCTCTTCGTTTGCCAGCCGAACTACGGCGCGACGCGGCGCAAGCTCGGGCAGCGAATCATCGGCACCGCCATCGGCCTGACCGTCGCCTGGGCGCTGTTCGATCTGTTTCCCAATCCGCTGGTGCAGTCGTGCATCGCCATCGTCGCCGGGGTGGTGTTCTTTATCAGCCGAACCACCCATTACACCCTGGCGACCGCCGCGATCACGCTGATGGTGCTGTTCTGCTTCAACCAGGTGGGCGATGGCTACGGGCTGTTCCTGCCACGCCTGTTCGATACCCTGCTCGGCAGCCTGATCGCCGGGCTGGCGGTGTTCCTGTTCCTGCCGGACTGGCAGGGCCGACGCTTGAACAAGGTGCTGGCCAATACCCTGACCTGCAACAGCATTTACCTGCGCCAGATCATGCAGCAATACGCCGCCGGCAAAAGCGACGACCTGGCGTATCGCCTGGCCCGACGCAACGCCCACAACGCCGACGCGGCGCTGTCGACGACGCTGGCCAACATGCTGATGGAGCCGGGGCATTTCCGGAAAGAGGCGGATGTGGGCTTTCGTTTCCTGGTGCTGTCGCACACCTTGCTCAGCTACCTGTCAGGGTTGGGCGCGCACCGCGAAACCCAGCTGCCGACGGACGTGCGCGAACATCTGATCGAGGGCGCCGGGGCGAAGCTGGCCAGCAGCATTGATGAAATCGCCCAGGGCCTGGTGAGCAAAATGCCGATCGCGATCCAGAGCGATGACGAAGAAGCGCTGGCCAACGAACTGGAGCAGATGCCGGACGAGATCGACGAAGGTCAGCGGCTGGTGCAGACGCAATTGGCGTTGATCTGCCGGCAACTGGGGCCGCTGCGGACGTTGGCGGCGCATTTGATCAAGGATACGAGCGAGGATGTGTAG
- a CDS encoding GNAT family N-acetyltransferase → MTFDWVCKHHSDLGKEQLYAILQLRVEVFVVEQKCVYQDVDGQDLEGDTCHLMAWDGDRLAAYLRLLDPQMQGGDVVIGRVITAPDYRGQGLGHELIAQALKQAQKHWPDMPIYLSAQAHLQGYYGRYGFEVAGEEYLEDGIPHIGMRRP, encoded by the coding sequence ATGACATTCGATTGGGTTTGCAAACACCACAGCGATCTGGGCAAGGAACAGCTGTACGCGATTCTGCAACTGCGCGTGGAGGTGTTCGTGGTCGAACAGAAATGCGTGTACCAGGACGTCGATGGACAGGACCTGGAAGGCGATACCTGCCACCTGATGGCCTGGGATGGCGATCGGCTGGCGGCTTACCTGCGCCTGCTCGACCCGCAAATGCAGGGCGGCGATGTGGTGATCGGCCGGGTGATCACGGCGCCTGATTATCGCGGCCAGGGGCTGGGCCATGAGCTGATCGCCCAGGCGTTGAAACAGGCGCAAAAGCACTGGCCGGATATGCCGATCTACCTGTCGGCGCAGGCGCATTTGCAGGGGTATTACGGGCGCTACGGGTTTGAGGTGGCCGGAGAGGAGTACCTTGAGGATGGGATTCCACACATCGGCATGCGGCGGCCCTGA
- a CDS encoding substrate-binding periplasmic protein: protein MPRLHRALALIGLLLLTQGAAAQKLRLVADAWPPFTDATLVNGGLATDIVATALARAGYASEFEQVPWARALMGVGEGRYDVLVNAWYTEERTKLGKFSAEYLLNRVRFLKRKDAPIEFNNLQQLHMYPIAIVRGYAYSPEFDEDASLQKIPVHSFAMAVRMVAADRVKLTLEDEYVARYYLARESAKVRNSVEFLPKALSENSLHILVSLKNPEHEQIVAGFDREIAGMKADGSYARLLKQHGM, encoded by the coding sequence ATGCCGCGATTGCATCGAGCATTGGCCTTGATCGGTTTGCTGTTGCTGACTCAAGGCGCGGCTGCGCAAAAGCTGCGACTGGTCGCCGACGCCTGGCCACCCTTTACCGACGCCACGCTGGTCAATGGCGGGCTGGCTACCGACATCGTTGCCACAGCGCTGGCTCGCGCAGGTTACGCCAGTGAATTCGAGCAGGTGCCCTGGGCGCGGGCGTTGATGGGCGTGGGCGAAGGGCGTTACGACGTGCTGGTGAATGCCTGGTACACCGAAGAACGCACCAAGCTGGGCAAGTTTTCCGCTGAGTACCTGCTCAACCGCGTGCGCTTCCTCAAGCGCAAGGACGCCCCCATCGAGTTCAATAACCTGCAACAACTGCACATGTACCCGATTGCCATCGTGCGCGGTTACGCCTATTCGCCCGAGTTCGACGAAGATGCTTCGTTACAGAAAATCCCGGTTCACAGTTTTGCCATGGCCGTGCGCATGGTGGCGGCTGACCGGGTCAAGCTGACACTGGAAGATGAATACGTGGCGCGTTATTACCTGGCGCGTGAGTCCGCCAAGGTGCGCAATTCGGTGGAGTTCCTGCCCAAGGCGCTGAGCGAGAACAGCCTGCATATATTGGTGAGCCTGAAGAACCCGGAGCATGAGCAGATCGTTGCCGGGTTTGATCGGGAGATTGCCGGGATGAAGGCCGATGGCAGTTATGCGCGGTTGTTGAAGCAGCATGGGATGTGA
- a CDS encoding helix-turn-helix domain-containing protein, with the protein MDVSKTKSSFYRRLYVAYLIDSGLASSVPALTDVTGMPRRTAQDTIAALADLDIVCEFEQEEGARNHAGRYRIREWGAIDRGWIERNLRQIRAVLEYP; encoded by the coding sequence ATGGACGTGAGCAAGACCAAGAGCAGCTTCTACCGTCGCCTGTACGTGGCGTACCTGATTGATAGCGGGCTGGCCAGCAGTGTACCGGCCCTGACCGATGTGACCGGCATGCCCCGGCGCACGGCCCAGGACACCATCGCGGCGTTGGCGGACCTGGACATCGTCTGCGAATTCGAACAGGAGGAGGGCGCACGCAATCACGCCGGGCGCTATCGGATTCGCGAGTGGGGGGCGATTGATCGCGGGTGGATCGAGCGCAATTTGCGGCAGATCAGGGCGGTGTTGGAATATCCTTGA